The sequence tcacgtccatttctgacagtcttgcaaagtcacttccaaagtatctacaagtatattcttcaggcgaattcggacacggcattataatcttacattatatctagaagacgtgttcttacatttgcttggagttttaaattatttttttgaaataataaagtcaattttaaagtttaactcattgcagaaacacttacgcaatatatttggtggttctctgcaagtgtattttgtgttttattatagtttgataatgaagttaatatgaatttattgccttttttctgATATGtgtatacattagatgtatatgaatataaaaatttatgtaacaggatgaatcttaaatggtttgaacagttatctataatgactgagtaggttttttcattaaaagcctttcttttttactgtttaagttggatttctttataactcaaaaaaattatcacgtaactaaaaaaatgaataaaagagcaaacttctgttcgtatgtaggtgttaattttgctaccgtttaaatcatgaaaataatgtaatacaatttgttctctagataattagatttagaagtaaggctacatattttagtcattaccatggtacgacttccggaaaagttttacatttatatattttttttacagaaggtaccggagcttgcaggttgcgcagaaaggaattgtattgtttgtgagagttctctgttcgcagtaacacctatgatatatgtttgatgttctgtttacaactcatcgttaaaactaaattttacagactgattattatccttttatttaaaatctaagttatttacagtgtttaaaatatgctttcttgcgtttcgttttgtttgtatgatatttgagtcacccgcaaagataatgagatagatattttatactgcttctttcgcagtttttttaattttagtcttgacaatggggaagcaattatacaggctgtgctaaatagataaattatgctttatgtcattgagatcaaactcttctatttttgtgcattttatagtattcctagtttagttaatttatccaacaatatatttatacaatcaaggccttagatgctttataaaaaaaactcaactgattcataatcagttgccgtgtatagatttattttgtagataataagcagtatgggttttagtgcttagagttgatgtaaaaccatgtattaaatttgaaagtattttgtacttttcatacttaaaattatcatacaatgttcaaatatttttcgatataattaaggacacctgtatttcgtgaatacatctcgtgtcaggctatttcacacataactgtagcttttttttcttagaggtttggcgaattgcgggcgtgcagcagtacggtaactacgtcctcattggccccgtcaagtgcgggaaaacagccttcaccgaccacagccaataattacaagaaaaatctacagtgttttgttaaataccttgacacgaaatgtattagcgaaatacaggtgtccctaaatataagacgtaattgctctcggacgataattttctttactggtattatcacctttcttatgcaggagaatagtttttgtagtcttgtgattcccattctgaaataattccaataatggaatatgtgtttattataataaatggagaagtgtatataatattagcaaatggctcattaaaaatatgaaaagaaataatcataaattacaaatcattctactgcacataaatcacagattttaaaaagcaaaaattactataacattcaaaatattacagagcgtgcaatgtagaaaacacggacgcatgttgttgtctaaatgcaataaataaaatacaagtctgcggctttaaaaacaaaagaaataaaatatttcataaatattcaacgcttgtaagggtacaactattacactgatatgacatagtttttctagtaagtacatcatacaaattcctaaccaggcacacacaaatatataatttgtgttacacttcaataaatttggccatgatttaaacctaataaataaagaatgcaaacaagctaaactctacagagtatcgtcgaataaaatctgggccaaaagtaaatcaatattttagtgctcaatacaattcgaaggaaatggaagatattttgtagtattataaatgataatacaaggattgctgatttggttttgtattaattttgagcgtaaaaccaccccgaaaatattgaataaatttttcagttaagctgcatataaactgaactggtttgctagctgtcttgctatcgtaaacatgactgtgagtctgattggccatgttggtgatatgcacgattttcaaggctgtctcccgatattatatatgtgttttatttttatacaaaatgaagcacgaatatgttatatatttcttgtatgagatactaGTTGCAAAGACGttacagtttgattttatgggtagtgaatcagtggtataaaataacttcatttattttttcccgataacaactttttgacattagtataatatAATCACTCGCCAaccagagaaccttattttttgtagtcatgaaaaaaaaatgtttgtattcaatatcagctaataacttactattgcttatgtcatcaaatacatttacagtactgtgcaatttgtacaagcatgagaagtaaacaataattagaatttttttatcagatataaagcatcactgtatcaaattaaaaaaaagagttctcGTCAGCCACACAATTTCTGTCTCTCAAAATTCACACATCTGAAATTTTGCGTTTCTTTGAACGACTTTCTTGTGCCTGTATAATATATTCTGGCTCACGAATCGGTTGTCCCCTGGGACGACATGGATCAGCAAGCTCTGGCAACAAGCAGTTGTTAAAAAATCGCAACAATTTTGACTCCATTTTCTCAAGCCAGAAACAATCATCTCTCACAATTCTTTCTATTGAAATGCCTTTCGTTGTCCAAACGACAAAATCACACCACTTTCTTCGTGTGATGTGTAATTGCCCTTGCACTTGATAGTAGTAATTGTGAGAGCGATTCAAGCAAAGCTCGCCGTCGACAACTCTGCAAAAGAACGTTTTCAGCTGCATTGCTGCATCTAAAGGGTTAAGTTCCCTTGCAGAGTATGGACATTTCACCTCCACCAAACCATCTTCATCAACTAAACCATCAGGAGAAGCTGCAAGAAAGCAATGCTGAAGGTCAACGAAGAGACCACATTGTTTAACAGTATGGCCTGTTTGTTCTTCGTATAAAGCGACAGCTATGCGCTCGTTTGCTAGACCATGTATTGTGGCAGCATTCTCCAATACACGACTGTACACAATCGCTTCCACTGTCACTTTACACGAAGTATTTTCCCTCATTTTACAGACACGTCCGAAAAAGGAAGCAGTGACTCGTTTTCTCCGCTCCTTCATCCACAACTGACTGCTTCCTTGATCTCGTGTCTGCACCTCCAGATCATTCCTTTCTTGCACTGTAAGCTCTATGCTTCTCATCACAGACTCAGTCAGAATTTCTAGTTCAAGACCAGAAGCTGGAGGCTGAGTTGCATGAGGACCATAGCTCTTATCACCCTGTGGTTTAAATGATTCCGATTTCCGTGGTACATGCGGATTCATATCCAACCTTCGCCTACAGTTCGCCTGCTGTTTCTGTCTTTTTGCCATTAATcgcttcacagtcactccagggcTGTGACCTGTGATCGCCTTCATAGTTTGTCCATGCCATTTGTAGCGAAGTTGGAAAGACAAACCAGCAGCAGTAGCCCTACGGCTGTAAGACCCCTGCTGTGAACGGTTTATCTGCTTACCGCCAGCCATCCTTGCAACTAATGACATGTACATTTCTGCTTGGTTGGTTGTGAGATCCATTACAAGTGCTTGTGACTTTGCTCTCACTCGGTCAAAAGCTTGTTTGATTCCCACAATCAATTCACGAGGCAATGCGTCATAACTGCAGGGATTTTCTGTTTTACCAGCTCTCTCACACACATCTAAATTGCATAACTTATGGTCTCCAAACACATGGTTGGGCACATTTAGAAGTGTTGATTGAAGTAGCATAGCATCACCCCCACAGTTGCTGATACAACCTCTTGCACAGCGACAGAGGGCTTTGATTTTCGACTGGCTGAGATGCCGCATATGGATGCCCTTGGCTATGGCATAAAGATTCTTTTTGAGATTCTTCACGACATGGTTAGCACATTCAATCTTTTCAACATCTCTTCCGTACGAAACATTTGCAACTATGGCTGCATGCACACTTGAATCCCCATCACCAACAAACTTCTTAAATTGAAGTTTGTACTTGGCTTCACAGAACCGGAAACCTTCCACTATAATGTCTGCCTCCATTGCAGTGGAAGAATCAGTCCAGTTCCGGAAACACAGGTGAGGCGTGGGTTCCTTTTCCATCCGTTCGCTCCGAATGCATGCggtacaatatttgtttctcacACCAAGGAATAACAATTTCTTAGTGTAGAAGCCAATTATTATAGCACATCCAGACTTAGCAGAATACCTATGACCATAGGATCTTTGGCTCCAACCTCCATCCAAAATTCCTATGGTCCAAGCATATTCCTCATTTCCAACCATACAGATGCGTCCATCATCTTTCGCCATAGAGAACTCTTCCAGTGCagcatcttccatttccttctgcAACATTGCCTTCCAGTGCTCTCCGATTCTGTTCTCGTGATAAGAAAAGCAACCCGGGCTCATAGGATGCATATCAATTAGTGACAATAGTTCATACAATGGTCCGTAGCCTAGACCAACCGAAATTGCGCCCCAAACAATCTTATCGTTGATATCTAAGTTGGTATCgattttgcattttctttttcttcccaCTGGAAGGCATTCCACAGGCTCAGATTTGAACTGCTGCTCTTGATTGCAGTGAgtgcacttaaatttaaaatttgtcagcAGACCgtacctgttgacactttccaGAAAATATGTTCCTGAAGATGAAATGGGACACCTGTAAAaccaacataataataatttctggtaACATCTCCCAAAAACATTTGTTACCCGTTTGGCTTTCACACAATAAACAAGACAATTTTTTACTAGCATCGGCAATTTAGCTATAACTATTGCTATACATTGGTACTCAAGCTGTTAggttgtgattttattaatttcatacaaCTGCTCTAACAGCATAATATTGCATACATCCAAACTACTGTCGTTAAAATCGAACATAAATAGCTTGCAGTGAATCCTGAAAGATCTGCCCGACTCTTTGTGATAA comes from Bacillus rossius redtenbacheri isolate Brsri chromosome 4 unlocalized genomic scaffold, Brsri_v3 Brsri_v3_scf4_2, whole genome shotgun sequence and encodes:
- the LOC134542426 gene encoding uncharacterized protein LOC134542426, coding for MNYIISLRLATLARKKKKLGLTQNPLPAGDGPATPTLPESPGGESSVPTVPDVTTMASSVAACTSRNTDDSTHSLSDDYQGNDDLPPLIVVYEPPLPQTDPGLSMLEGRMMVDVRHFMVQCRLLERHRCPISSSGTYFLESVNRYGLLTNFKFKCTHCNQEQQFKSEPVECLPVGRKRKCKIDTNLDINDKIVWGAISVGLGYGPLYELLSLIDMHPMSPGCFSYHENRIGEHWKAMLQKEMEDAALEEFSMAKDDGRICMVGNEEYAWTIGILDGGWSQRSYGHRYSAKSGCAIIIGFYTKKLLFLGVRNKYCTACIRSERMEKEPTPHLCFRNWTDSSTAMEADIIVEGFRFCEAKYKLQFKKFVGDGDSSVHAAIVANVSYGRDVEKIECANHVVKNLKKNLYAIAKGIHMRHLSQSKIKALCRCARGCISNCGGDAMLLQSTLLNVPNHVFGDHKLCNLDVCERAGKTENPCSYDALPRELIVGIKQAFDRVRAKSQALVMDLTTNQAEMYMSLVARMAGGKQINRSQQGSYSRRATAAGLSFQLRYKWHGQTMKAITGHSPGVTVKRLMAKRQKQQANCRRRLDMNPHVPRKSESFKPQGDKSYGPHATQPPASGLELEILTESVMRSIELTVQERNDLEVQTRDQGSSQLWMKERRKRVTASFFGRVCKMRENTSCKVTVEAIVYSRVLENAATIHGLANERIAVALYEEQTGHTVKQCGLFVDLQHCFLAASPDGLVDEDGLVEVKCPYSARELNPLDAAMQLKTFFCRVVDGELCLNRSHNYYYQVQGQLHITRRKWCDFVVWTTKGISIERIVRDDCFWLEKMESKLLRFFNNCLLPELADPCRPRGQPIREPEYIIQAQESRSKKRKISDV